The Setaria italica strain Yugu1 chromosome IX, Setaria_italica_v2.0, whole genome shotgun sequence genome has a window encoding:
- the LOC101767727 gene encoding uncharacterized protein LOC101767727, whose product MYSYTLRAATSSGGGTGLGFALGRIGGRRGGGGAGAPGLVVPAAGAAARGRSVSATPAAEKPVPGDQGVGMEQPKQQQQPQVPPQDAGAKNKRDDMHKTTGDVMSHSFGEGYSTRSDEEGFGGVYGGTDPVEHHGTEIHPSHPEYDTSQGSEVKEKEKARHLKDDKRAT is encoded by the exons ATGTACTCGTACACGCTCCGGGCGGCTactagcagcggcggcggcacgggacTCGGGTTCGCGCTCGGCCGGATCGGCGgcaggagaggcggcggcggtgccggggcGCCGGGCTTGGTGGTGCCCGCCGCTGGAGCAGCAGCTCGCGGGAGGAGCGTCTCGGCAACGCCGGCGGCCGAGAAGCCGGTGCCGGGGGATCAGGGCGTCGGCATGGAGCAgccgaagcagcagcagcagccgcaggtgCCCCCGCAGGACGCCGGGGCCAAGAACAAGCGCGACGACATGCACAAGACCACCGG GGACGTGATGAGCCACTCGTTCGGGGAGGGGTACTCGACGCGCTCCGACGAGGAGGGGTTCGGCGGGGTGTACGGCGGGACCGACCCGGTGGAGCACCACGGCACGGAGATTCACCCCAGTCATCCCG AGTACGACACGTCGCAGGGGTCTGAggtgaaggagaaggagaaggcgcgCCACCTCAAGGACGACAAGCGCGCCACctag
- the LOC101768511 gene encoding scarecrow-like protein 4, whose protein sequence is MAYMCADSGNLMAIAQQVIQQQQQQQQQHHQRHHHHHHLPPPPMQLPPRQAPPMPPAPAPPHGQIPGASLPYGGAAWPHHSEHFFSDAFVGASAADAVFSDLAAAADFDSDVWMDSLIGDPPFADSDLERLIFTTPPPPVPVPAPAAAAHVDAAAQPEAAAPASLPQPAAVAAPAACSSPSFMDASCSEPVLQSLLACSRTAAADPALAAVELVKVRAAASDDGDPAERVAFYFADALARRLACGGGAQPSTAPDTRFASDELTLCYKTLNDACPYSKFAHLTASQAILEATGAATKIHIVDFGIVQGIQWAALLQALATRPEGKPSRVRISGVPSPYLGPKPAASLAATSARLRDFAKLLGVDFEFVPLLRPVHELDRSDFLVESDEAVAVNFMLQLYHLLGDSDEPVRRVLRLAKSLSPSVVTLGEYEVSLNRAGFVDRFANALCYYKPVFESLDVAMARDSPERVRVERCMFGERIRRAVGPEEGAERTDRMAASREWQTLMECCGFEPVKLSNYAMSQADFLLWNYDAKYKYSLVELPPAFLSLAWEKRPLLTVSAWR, encoded by the coding sequence ATGGCGTACATGTGCGCGGACAGCGGCAACCTCATGGCCATCGCGCAGCAGGtgatccagcagcagcagcagcaacagcagcagcaccatcagaggcaccaccaccaccaccacctgccaccgccgccgatgCAGCTCCCGCCGCGCCAggcgccgccgatgccgccggccccggcgcccccgcACGGCCAGATCCCGGGCGCCTCGCTGCCGTACGGCGGCGCCGCGTGGCCCCACCACTCGGAGCACTTCTTCTCCGACGCGTTCGTCGGGGCGTCCGCGGCCGACGCGGTGTTctcggacctcgccgccgccgcggacttCGACTCCGATGTGTGGATGGACAGCCTCATAGGGGACCCGCCGTTCGCGGACTCCGACCTCGAGCGCCTCATCTTCACcactccgccgcctcccgtccCCGTCCCGGCCCCCGCTGCGGCAGCCCACGTCGACGCGGCGGCCCAGCCCGAGGCCGCAGCTCCGGCGTCGCTTCCCCAGCCTgcggccgtcgccgcgccggcaGCGTGTTCCTCTCCGAGCTTCATGGACGCGTCCTGCTCCGAGCCCGTCCTCCAGTCCCTCCTCGCCTGCTCCCGCACCGCGGCTGCTGACCCGGCGCTCGCTGCCGTGGAGCTCGTGAaggtgcgcgccgccgcctccgacgacGGGGACCCCGCGGAGCGTGTGGCGTTCTACTTCGCGGAcgcgctcgcccgccgcctcgcgtGCGGAGGCGGGGCGCAACCCTCGACGGCGCCGGACACGCGGTTCGCCTCCGACGAGCTCACGCTCTGCTACAAAACGCTCAATGACGCCTGCCCCTACTCCAAGTTTGCGCACCTGACCGCCAGCCAGGCCATCCTGGAGGCCACGGGCGCGGCGACCAAGATCCATATCGTTGACTTCGGGATCGTGCAGGGTATCCAATGGGCGGCGCTGCTCCAGGCGCTCGCCACTCGCCCCGAGGGAAAGCCATCCCGGGTACGTATCTCCGGTGTACCCTCACCGTACTTGGGGCCGAAGCCTGCGGCGTCCCTCGCCGCAACCAGTGCCCGTCTCCGCGACTTCGCCAAGCTTCTTGGGGTGGACTTCGAGTTTGTCCCATTGCTGCGGCCAGTGCACGAGCTGGATCGGTCGGATTTCTTGGTTGAGTCAGATGAGGCCGTGGCGGTCAATTTCATGCTCCAGCTGTACCACCTTCTTGGCGACTCCGATGAGCCGGTGCGGCGAGTCCTCCGTCTTGCCAAATCACTTAGTCCATCAGTAGTTACCCTCGGAGAGTATGAGGTTAGTCTGAACCGAGCTGGGTTCGTCGACCGGTTTGCCAATGCACTGTGCTATTACAAGCCAGTGTTTGAGTCACTGGATGTGGCAATGGCACGGGACTCACCGGAAAGGGTGAGGGTGGAGCGATGTATGTTTGGGGAGCGCATTCGGAGGGCTGTTGGGCCAGAGGAAGGCGCTGAGAGGACCGATAGGATGGCGGCTAGCAGGGAGTGGCAGACACTGATGGAGTGTTGCGGCTTTGAGCCAGTCAAGCTCAGCAACTACGCCATGAGCCAGGCTGATTTTCTGCTTTGGAACTACGATGCAAAGTACAAGTATTCACTTGTTGAGCTGCCACCAGCGTTCTTGTCCCTGGCATGGGAGAAGCGGCCGCTGCTCACCGTGTCTGCTTGGCGGTGA